The window CAAAATTAGGACTCCTTTTGGAGAAAACATATATAGCCCAAATTTAccagaaggggggagggggatgaagaGATGTATAGgagtcagtaaaaagaaaaggagtacccgtggcaccttagagactaacaaatttattagagcataagctttcgtgagctacagctcacttaaatgcatcccatgaagtgagctgtagctcacgaaagcttatgctctaataaatttgttagtctctaaggtgccacaagtactccttttctttttgcaaatacagactaacacggctgctactctgaaacctgtcataggagtCAGTGTCTCTAGCCAGGACGAAACCAGGGGGTTGTACTGGAATCAGTGGATCCGGCCgggaggcgggggtggggcggggcgctGGGCCGGGAGTCAGTGGCtcgggccggggggcggggggggcttggCGCTGGGCCGGGGGTCAGTGGCTCTGGCCGGGGGGGGGCTTGGCGCTGGGCCGGGGGTCAGTGGCTCaggccggggggcaggggggggcttGGCGCTGGGCCGGGAGTCAGTGGCTCTGGCCGGGGGGGGGCTTGGCGCTGGGCCGGGGGTCAGTGGctccggccggggggggggcttggcGCTGGGCCGGGGGTCAGTGGCtcgggccggggggcggggggggggcttggcGCTGGGCCGGGGGTCAGTGGCTccggccgggggggcggggggggcttggCGCTGGGCCGGGGGTCAGTGGCTccggccgggggggcggggggggggcttggcGCTGGGCCGGGGGTcagtggctgcgggggggggcgcggcgcTGGGCCGGGGCGGTAGCGGGGCGTTGTACGGGGGGTCCGGCCCCGCTCGCTCACCTTTTTGATGTTGGATTTGGAGGCGGGGTGAAAGTCTTTCTTGCACATGAAGTTGGCGAAGGATTTCcccatggcggcggcggcggcggcggggccgggTCAGGCCGCTCGCTCCAGTCGCTCTGCTGCGCCGGGCCGGGCCCAAGCTtccggggcagggggcggagctTCCTGcgggcggcggggcggggcgttACTTGCCCCCACACGGAGTCGGGCGGCGGCCCGCGTGCGCCAGGTGAGACCCGCGCGCAGCCCGCCCGGGCCTGACAGCTCGTAGCCCCGCCCCGAGGCATCCCCgcaccctccccccgcccactccCGAGTTCCCCCATCGCCCCGGTCCCCTACGGGATCCCTGTATtgccgcctccccccacccctgcccgcgGGGCGCGCCTGGCCCTAGGGGTCCCGGTACCCCGCCCCCTCTTGAGGGAAACAGCGAGACCGGCGTGGGCTGCAGTAACGGCCCCGCGCGGCCGTAGCGATGTGGGGGCTGCTGCCAGGTCCGGGACAGGGAGCGCGGCCTCACGTCCCGGGTCGCGCCGGAGAGCGGCTCCCTCGTTACCATCGTGCACGTCAGCTCGTGCCCAGGGGGTGGTTTCTAAGCCTGTGCTTCGGGGACCTGTTCCAGAAAAAAGGAACCGTTCAGCTACCTGTGTGACAGCCTCCACGCCTCGGTGAAATGCCTTCATTGCTCTCGGGCTCCTGTTCCTGGCTGGGAAGCACCCCCAGCTCTGAATTTTAAGTGCATTcctgtacattatttatttatttcaaggaTGGCTTCAAGAACCACTGCACCTTGCTCCTGTGACACATTTGTGGCGCTGCCTCCAGCAACAGTTGGCAGCCGGGTTGTTTTTGGAAAAAATTCAGATAGACCCGCGGATGAAGTGCAAGAGGTAGTCTATTTCCCTGCTGCTTCTCATAAGGCAGGGGACAAACTTGAGGTAAGAGCAAAGTGTTCTTGAACAGAAACTAACGGTGCTTGCCCACCATACAATAAAAATAGTAAAGAATTAaacattagttttaaaaaatctcctATGTTTGGCCAAGCACAAGACATAAAATAGTGTAAGTTTTGTATTGCTGTGTATTAACACAACAGGATCATAACCCTCCATCAGAAATACGGACTGACTTAGTGCAGTGTCAGCTCAGTGCACCCCTTCAGATTCTGCTTTTGAGGACCCTCTTTTACTTGACTCACTGTAAACCTGCTTTTTGTGGGTCCCATTCTAAGTAATGCTTGGCCTTTTGTGATGAAGGTTGCTGGTAGTAGCATATTAGTTTATTTTATAGATATGCAACATTTCCTATAGTAGAGAATCTAGACCCTTATTTATCTGCAGCATAGAAGTTAGTTTGCGGGCCTTTTGAAATGTGTAGCTAAACTACCTCCCTAGCTATGTTTAACAACCCTGTGACCTTGAGTGGagagctattttaaaataaatagagttTGGGGATCCAAAGTATGTGCAGGTATCCCTTTAATCACTTGAATAGGAAACCAGATATTTTGTCTTTCAGTGCAAATTAGGAATGGAGAACCCTTAAAGAGAGCTTGTTTCTATTAATTATACTACTTCACTTacatagtatatatatatatgtatttctaTTGAATTTGGGGATTTTAATGATAGTCGACTAGTCTATGGTTTTGTGGGATAAGGAGAAGAGGGGGAATTTTAAGTAAGATATGATTTTGTTAGTTATTGTTGGAAGCAAATAGGAAAGGAAATCTAGCTGAATGAGAACTTTCAGGCCCTGCATTCATTAAgtagcattttgattttttattacACTTCTCATGCCATGGTTTATGTTGCAGTGCACTTATATAGAAATTGAGCAAGCAGAAAAAACATTCGCGGTTGTTTTGAGTCGTCCATCTTGGATATGGGGTGCTGAAATGGGAGCCAATGAACGTGGAGTTTGCATTGGGAATGAAGCAGTGTGGGGACGAGAAGAAGTCTGGGATAATGAAGCACTCCTAGGCATGGACCTTCTCAGGTTGGTACATATTCTAGTTGTATTTAGATAGATATACTATGTTGAATTTGGTTTCAGGTTATAACCCAGATACATGTTTTTATATAGAAACGAACATATCTCTGAAGGCAAAGACCCTGCCTTCTCTGCTCTTCTGTTCTTGGTTAAAATATGAACACTTCTAGGAAGAAAGGCCTGCTCCAACTTCTGTTAAATTCATTGAGTCTTTGAGGTGGATGAAGCATTAACGTGGACCATGCAAACAAAGATATTATAAATTGTTTTATAAGTACTACTAGAGTTAGTTTAAAGAATAATTCCGAATTGAAATTCTCACAAGCACACAATTGCAGTTTGAGAGGGTGGGGTTATACCTCGTAACTATTcttccccaaatccttttctgttACAGTTTTGGCCATAGATcctcaaataaaacaaatgtacaaaaacaaagaaaggccAGCTTCTTTTTTTGCCAATTTACAGTTGGCCAGaaacaagcaattaaaaacaaaactagtcTTAGTATGGTAGAAGTCTTTGCCAAGAGTTTAACCCTTCTTTCTTAGTTCAGAGCAGGCAGTTAATTCCCACCTGGGAATGGGGGTGAATGAGGACACCTCGTAGGACCCTTCTTCCTCCCTTGCACACTTCCATTTTATTGCATCCTCCCCCATGGAGGAGGCACAGCCAATCAGATATACAGTCCAGCAGCTTAACAAGGAGCTCAGGTAGATTCCTCCTTTCTTCCCCGTGAAGGGGTCTGAGCCCTTTCTGGTTTAGACAGGGACACATCCCACCACAGTATTCACTGATCAGATTGAACTTTAATATTCATGTTTAAGAATTCTTCTAAAACAAGATAAGTACAAAAGGTAacatcttaattttgttttagacTTGGACTCGAAAGAGCGGATACAGCTGAAAATGCCCTCACTGTCATGGTTGACTTGCTAGAAAAATATGGACAAGGAGGAAACTGTATGGAGAGTCACATGGCATTTACCTACCATAACAGTTTTCTGATAGCTGATAGAAAGGAGGCTTGGGTACTGGAGACATCAGGAAAATACTGGGCAGCAGAGAAAATAGAAGGTAGGGTAACATTCTTCATTAGGGTTTTAAATCTTCCCACTGCAACAGCATTAGTAATTCCCTGCTTTTCATATACTAACTGCTTCATTAGGATGTGCTGGATCCAGCTAGCTTCTAGGTATGTGTGTGCCACGCTGCTTTCATGTCAATAGCAGAAATCAGTCTTTAGAAAGGGACTTAATTGTAGGCAGAGTAGGGGCTTACGGATGAGCTCAGGAAGGTTGTACTATATATGCGGGCCACAGAGGTGAACGTGCAAGCAAGCACTGATAGAGGCGAGAACATGGGCAATGTAAAGCATGACAAGAGAATGGCAGAATTATGTAGAGCTTTAAGGGTGGcgaaaatatgtttaaaaactgATGTGATAATAGACCTGGAGCCATGGGAAGGATTCAAAGAGGAGCGAGCGGATCAAATTGAAGGGCAGAAATTGATTGTTTGGGAGGCCGGTATAGTAGTTGAGCTGGAATATAACAAGGACCTGAACAAAACACTTGGCTGTGGgaatggaaataaaaatgaatattagAGCTGCCCAGgatgaagcagcagcagaatttgGATATGGCCTGGATGTGTGagatgtgggggggagagagagagagagagagaagccaaaaATATTCCTAGGACTGCAGGGGAACTCAGCAGGTTACATGAGAACTTCAAAAAagctgtaaaatataaaatacatttcagtaagctaaatgtaaacaaataaaatactggATAAATCACTGCATAAAAGACACTAAACAATCTCTTTCCCCACTTTACAAACAGAGGGTGTGCGGAATATCTCCAACCAGCTCTCCATAACAACCAAGATCAATCGGGAACATCCTGAAATGAGAGATTATGCTAAGAGCAAAGGCTGGTGGGATGGTGAAAAAGAATTTGATTTTGCTGCCATATATTCCTACGTAAATACTGCCAGAATGACAACTTCAAGGGGCAGATACTGTGAAGGCTATAAGCTACTGAATAAACACAAAGGTACCCATTATTATTTGAATATAGCAAATCAAACAAAGTATTTAGTGTGCATTTAATTCAAGCGATTAAACTGTCTGCTGTGGTACATGCACTGGGTTAATTCAATAATAATTCAATTGAAGACAATATTAGAGTGATCGGATTTTTAAGGGCTGTTcgctatttttaatttttttaatattttttgcatCTTTCTCAATTGGGTGGGGAGAAATCATAAACAAATTTTATATATTAAACATTTAATACTGCAGCCGTACCtataggccaggggtgggcaaactttttggtctgatggccacatctgggtatggaaattgtatggcaggccatgaatgctcatgaaattggggttagggtgcagaagagggtgagggctctggctggggttgcaggctctggggtggagccagaaatgaggagttcagagtgtgggaaggggctccgggcttgggcaggtgggctctggggtggggctggggatgaggggtttggagtgcactTCAGGCTGGGATAGAGGGGTTTGGATGTCGGGAGGGGGaaaagggctggggcagaaggttggggcatgggaggaggtaaggggtgcaggctccgggtggcacttacctcaggcagctcccggaagcagcggcatgtctccctctctggctcctatgtggaggcgcggccaggcggctctgcatgccacccctgcagcttccattgactgcggttcccggccaatgggagctttaggggtggcacttggggtgggggcagcatgcagagccccctggctgcccctatgcctaaGAGGCGGAGGAAGGACATGCCACTCCTTCCGGGAGCCGCccggagccccagccccactcctcagatggagtggggcaagccccagaacgtgctccccagcaggaactcaagggccagattaaaacatctgacgGACCTGacatggcctgtgggccatagtttgcccactcttGCTGTAGGCTGACCAAGCAAGGGCCATCTTGTTCTGTGCTCAGCAAGGACTGATGACTGACTAGTTCCGGAATATTTGATGGGTTATTTTCCATTCACCTACTTGgcagaaaaaaaacagacttcCAAAAATTCACTGCCATTTATACAAGCTTGGGAGAGCTTGGGGAAGGCCTATATTAGTACAGTGCCTAACTGAACCCTCCTCTGAACACTATTTTCATATGAATATGAAGTCATTCTGCCTAatctaaccttttttttttttgttggacttGAAGATACTCATATTAAAAACAtagatttaaaaatgttactgTTAAAATTGTATAGTCCAGTAAAACACCCTATCTGAAAGCAGGATAAAGGAATTTACAGCACTATCAGAGGAAATTCTTAATTACCACTTACTCACGTGACTTTTTTCACATTTATGCAGAGAGAAACTACTACTTTGCTTCCAACCGCTTCTATTTGGCAGCTTTTAACTGTGTTACATATATCTCAAAATAGCATCTGGATTCACTGTTGCGTTTGAAATGATTAATCTAAACGGAAATCAAATTGCATCCCTgggtgctttttgtttttttgagctCTGTCACCCCAGCTTTAGCACTTATTCACTGCGTGCTAGTGAATTATCTGTAGATATCTTACTCTGGTGATCATGTAAATCCTGCATCCATTTTGGGAATTGCAGGTTCTGAATACTTAATACCTGTATTACAGTAGTTTTAAGGTTCTATCAGCATTTTCACCGAAATCCCCATTTTCAGGCATTCACCTCAGCCATTTTTAAATCACCCTAGCTATTCAAATTATCAGCCTGGTATAGTTTCATTTcctttagattttttaaaaatccatgccTTAAAAGATATTTAATTTAGAGCAGAAACAAAGGCATAGTTATCATACTCTATCCTTCCAAGCTTTTTCTCCcaatagcttaaaaaaaaaaaaaagtcttccaggCTTCTGATCTTTGGTGTGTGGAGAAactttacaaatataaatatcaTAGCTATTTTAAAAGTAGCTACTGAGAGACTATATGGGGAACCCAGGAGAATCAAAAACCTGATCTAGACAAGAGAAATTTAATACATTGTGCCTGCTGGACAAGCTGCTGACCTGcacttaatcttgttttgcagTGACCTTGACCAAATATGAAAACTGCCTTCTCTCTTTCATTTCCTTCATTTACTGTGATGAATTCCTCCTGCTGGCTTCCTCCAGCCTGTTGTGCCCATACAGTTAATTAACCATGTGCAATTCTTGAAGCGCAACATGGGTTGCAACTTGCATCATTTATAGGGAAACTTGGACAAGTCAACTTAAGTTTTCTCACTGAGCAGAAGTCTTCATGATTTTCTTAGTTCAACTAGAAATGGCAAGGCCATTTAAACTAGAAATCCTAATCCACTGAGAGATGGTATGAGGGAAACATAGCAAGAGTAGGTGGTTTCAAGTTGCCAACAtccctttaaaatggaaaaaccAATTAATAGATTAactgtttctctctttttatattaGCACTTGCTCACCTGTTATACTGGATTTGGAGAAAAAATGTCTGTAGTTGcccttgttaaaatattggcagtaCGTCACTAGGCGTTCACATAAACCACTACAGTATACAAAAAACAGAGACAGCATTTGAACATTaactactttaaaataatttacttttaGAATTTTCACAAGAACAGCCAATACCAATGAAGGGGTTCCATTCACCCTATCtcagaaagaaaattattttcacaAGGATGATGAACTCAAGTTTGCCTTATTTAGTTTGGTGCTTGCTGATTAGTATTACATAGCCCTTTACAAGTGGCTACGTTAATGTGGTTCCATTCCACTCAAGATATAAAACTGATTGTTCTCTAGTGCATCATTTCAGCTGGTCATCTTGAAATATAAATTATCTGGGAAGTAAAATAGTAAGGAACAGTTTAATCTCTTCGAGttgcattttcaaagcagtgcacaGGAAATCCACATACAGTTGTCAttagttttacattttcaaagcagtctagtgGGATTTGTACACAGATAATACCAGTAAGCAATACTGTGATTTGTCTGCTTAACTCCCACACAGCATTTAGGAAGTTTAGTCTTTAATTTTGAACTATGAATTTTCATCTGAAAagttattttatctgaactgttTGCTAGGCTTATTATTTGTCAGACACTTTGGAAGTCCAAAATACATTTGTTATGGCACTTAAGTTATAATGCAATATCTCATTGTCATTTACTTATcagaaaagataaaaataaaacagtaatctTATTTGCTATTTTAAACACGTGGCTTATTGCACTATATATGTGGGCTGAAGGATTGATTGCTTTCATGACAGAGCTAAAGTGTCTCTTTCATGTTTTTTACTACCATGTAAGAAGCTAGTCTGATATCCCTTGTTTTGCACCAGTTGGTCTTTTTGCCAACACAGCATATTAACATGAATATTACGTTTGAAAAATGTGAGGAGTAAAGCATGCGGTTCTAGAGTAGCTAGTATTTAGTCACTACTAGTCTTGTATGTAAATTCATTGTTTTGTATCTTAAACAGGCAATATAACTTCTGAAACAATGATGGAAATTCTTCGGGATAAAGAAAGTGGCATTAATATGGAAGGAGGATTTATGACAACTGGAAGTATGGTCTCCATTCTACCTCAGGAGCCTAATCTCCCTTGTATTCATTTCTTTACAGGAACTCCAGACCCTGACAGGTGATACAATaactaattaaaatgaaaagttagCGAATGTTTTCTAAGTTATAAGATGGTGTCATTTACTTGCTTATtagtttcattttattattttaaaataaatcccaaaATGTAGTGAGAGCCAAATGCATGTCATAATTTAGGGGTTCATTACTCCTTTACGTACATACATAACATTGATGAAAATGTGGGAAGACTTCATACACATTCTATCTGAGTAATTAAAACAAGGCTAAGAGTTATTTGAAGCCTTTCTCCAGTGGAAGTAGAGGGGATAAATGGAAGGAAAATACAATGATGCATTGACTTCTgcttgtatctttaataaaactaTATCAATAAAGAATGTGTGTTCTGTTTCCTCTCCCTAGATCTGTTTTTAAGCCTTTTATTTTTGTGCCAAATATTACTCAGTTACTAAAAACCAGCTCACCAACATTTGGTCATGATGATCCAGTGAAGAAGAAACCACGGTTTCTGTCTAAGCCAGATCGAAGACATGAACTCTATAAGCAACATGAAAGTGCAGCTGTGGTTATGGAAACCTTCAAGGT of the Dermochelys coriacea isolate rDerCor1 chromosome 11, rDerCor1.pri.v4, whole genome shotgun sequence genome contains:
- the SCRN3 gene encoding secernin-3; protein product: MASRTTAPCSCDTFVALPPATVGSRVVFGKNSDRPADEVQEVVYFPAASHKAGDKLECTYIEIEQAEKTFAVVLSRPSWIWGAEMGANERGVCIGNEAVWGREEVWDNEALLGMDLLRLGLERADTAENALTVMVDLLEKYGQGGNCMESHMAFTYHNSFLIADRKEAWVLETSGKYWAAEKIEEGVRNISNQLSITTKINREHPEMRDYAKSKGWWDGEKEFDFAAIYSYVNTARMTTSRGRYCEGYKLLNKHKGNITSETMMEILRDKESGINMEGGFMTTGSMVSILPQEPNLPCIHFFTGTPDPDRSVFKPFIFVPNITQLLKTSSPTFGHDDPVKKKPRFLSKPDRRHELYKQHESAAVVMETFKEKGKEMLEQIRKLEKEKISKMESILQNGCLDVNEAVNLFSQCVEEEINTYA